CAACAACCTCCTCTACAACATTGACTCAGACAACCTTGCACAGCATGGCCTGCACCCCTGGTACCAGCACCTGCTCGTCAATATCCCCATGCTGATCGGCCCGGCGGCGGTTCTGCTCTTCACTCAGCCGCACGTATCGCTTCGACTCTActcggccatctcgggcGTCTTTGTGTTGTCTATCTTCCAGCACCAAGAAGCCCGGTTCCTGTTGCCGACTGTCCCGCTCATTCTTTCGTCAGTCCACGTGCCCAGAAGCCGCACCCTTCTCCGAGTATGGGTCGGCGCCTGGATTCTCTTCAACATTTTCTTTGGTATCCTGATGGGCGTTTACCACCAGGGCGGCATAGTGCCGGGCCAGGTCTTTTTGAGCAAGCAGCCGGATGCGACGCAAGCCGTTTGGTGGAAGACTTACACGCCACCCATATGGTTACTGAATGGCAAGAACGAGGTCCTCACCACACGCGATGTTATGGGCATGAAGGGCGACGCgctcctcgaggagctcaccAAGCTCGCGACGTGCGATACCCCCGCCGATCGACGCAACTCGGAATATCTGAAGGAGAAGAACGGCACGTACCTGAtggcgccggcttcggcgacgTGGATCGACCCCTACCTCTCCAACAAGGGTCTCAAGGGCCTGCGGTTCCGTGAGGTTTGGCGATACAGACAACACCTGAACCTCGACGATCTTGAtttcggcgacgacggcatctgGAACACCTTGGCGCGGGTGGTTGGCAGACGCGGTCTCGTCGCCTGGCGGGTGACGAAGAGCTGCAAATGAAGGCCGGGACACATACCAGAAAAAAGTAATGAATGAAAAGAATTTGAACGTTTGATGACACTACTCTCTCCGATCTGAAGCTGGAGTGAAACTGGTATCGTACATgtatcccccccccacagCCTAACCATATCCCaaagacgccgagggcgccgtaTTGTCGTCGCCCGTTTTGATATCCTACTACAGTCCATGCCGGGGTTGTTCTCGGTTTTCTCTCTTGCTTTTTTCTCCGAGACGCAGAGGTTCGTTAGTCGTCCCATTTCACAGGCTATTCCCCATTTCTTGATCACCAGCGGGACCCTCCAGCGCAAACCCGAGCGCCCCATGGACGCCACTACTCTTCTCCCTGACACACGCCTCCCACCACCAGTACCATTCATCATCTTGCCGGCTATTTCTCTTCCAGATCCAACCATTCGTTGACGTCTGACAGCAGCGCGCGGAGAGCCCTACGCCGACTCCGCGGCCGtcttgtcgacgtcgacggcgaagagccAGTTCCCCGAGACGTTCATCTCCCCGAGCCGGCTCTTCATCCAGCAGAGGTGGCTGCCGTAGTAGTCGCCccagccggcgccgacgcaggcggcctcggcggcgcacAGGTCGATGCAGGCGGCCATGGTGGTGGCGTTGGCCGAGGTGAggtcgatggcgccgtcctgCGAGTTGAAGTCGTGGCCGCAGAGGAGCCGGAAGCGGCGGGCGGGAGCGTTCTGCGCCGAGAAGGTTGAGTTGTCTGAGGCCGGGCAGGTTATCGTTGCCGTTTTTGTTGATTCTGGGGTTGTTTTCGAGCCGCTGGGGGAACCGTGTCAGTATTAGGAGAGTCATTCCGGCGTGTGGTGAGTGGAGTGGCGTGAGATGGATAGGTTGAGAGACAcaacggggggggggggggggggtgagacTTACGATGACGAGCCGCCGCTCTGCGACCGCCTCCCGAACGCCAGAcccacgccgacgccgacggcgatggccgcgacggcgaagacTATCGCGACGCCCATGATGACGTAGCAGAGCCTCCGGCGCACGCCGCACAGCTTCCgtcggccgtcggcgcccatcGCCTTGGGCtccggcgacgtcggcggcgggtggtGATAGCCCGGCGGATGGTGCTGGCCGTACGCTGCCGCGGTCGTGGtggagacggacgacgagggcgcgacctcgaggcccggGTTCTGCTTGTGGTAGTAGTTGCGCCACGAGAGtgggtcgtcggcgacctgAGGTGTCGAGACGGtcttggcgtcgacgtggACGTAGGGCGCGACCTCAGCGAGAGCGAAGTCCTCACGGCTCCAGGGGCCCGGGtgggcgacctcgaggcccgAGTCgtactgctgctggtgttgctgctgctggtggtgcgCCATGTTGAGATActtctccccttccttcATGATGTCTTTTGGCTGGTTGGAGAGGGGGAAGCGGCGAGCAGGAGACTCGCTCGCCGTGCTTGTGGATTTTGATTTCGGGTATTTCTTCTTGTTTTCGTCTCTGATTCTTACAATCTTGCTATCTTctgcccttctcctctccccgTTGGCGCACACCCCTCTCGTTCGGATTAGTTGTAGGTATTCCGAGGTAGACCGGAAGGTAGCCGTcccgccccctccctttccctttccttcccttttcttttctttgcttttctttttgaTGGAGACGGTGCCAGCTCGCCAAGAGATGTAGTTCGGATGTGGGCTTGGGGGCCGGTGACCTTTCTTATTTTCGTGGAGATGGGCGATGGTGCTTTACCACGACGGCCAAGCGATGACCATCGAATAGGACAAAGGAAACAGAAGGCTAGTCAACACCGTGATGAGGAAGGGAAGATAGAAGAGGAGATGAGGAAACCGGAAGAGCAAAGAGGGCCCGATGGGAAAGAGACCACTTCCCTCTCAGGGATGGCGCTTGCACAAGGATAAAGTAGAAAACGTcagaaaagagagagggaagcGGCGCCAATAAAACCACCAACAGGGCTAGCTGACCAGGTAGGTAGCTAGGTTGGCCCTCGCATGTTCCTTCAATACAACCCTCCCCTTCTGGCAGGTTTTTATTTCTCCAGCTTCCCTAAAGAGGATCAGGAGTAACGGGAACTGCTGCCTCCGCCGGGGGTAACCTATGAAGGTTGgtataggtaggtaggtaccttgggTAGATATCCCAGGAACAAAAGTGGCAAAAGAATACAACGGCGAGTTTGTGGCACTCTCAGTGCTGCTGTTCCGTTCCGCCAGGCAGAAGTTTGGTTTGAGTGGGAATGTATGCAGCCCTCCTTCTCTTGCCCCTCCTCTATTATAAGCATCTTTGCTGCCCGAGACATACTGGTTCGCCCCTTCGCCCCGAAGTAGGTTCCTGTGTGGTAGGGCAGGATGCAAATGCATTCGCGGGCGACGGATTGGAACGCGAGACGGACGACTCTTAGCGTAACCCCCATTTGGGCGTCTACGAACAGCTCTCACACGCCACAGGTTCCTCCCTAATGTAAGCATAAGCCACCCTCAACGGTCTCCTGTTTAgtgcgaggggggggggcgtccCGGCTCGAAATCAACATCGAGCACGCGGGTTGTACCTCTCGAGAGATTCACAGAGAGGGGGGGATAGCGGCACGCAGCACATCTCGCAGTGTCCCAGGGGGAGGGTCAAACCCGGCGTCGTCTTGGAAATgggggcggcagcatcgtgcagcccggggggggggggggggggaagcaaATGCCAATATTGGTATAGGGACCGGGGGGAGCAGCCAATCAGACGACTCGATGGCGTATCCGTTTCGATGGGTTGAATGAGCTTGATTTGTTTAGGCGCAGCCCTGCTGCACGTTGGTATTCaaagacgagagagagagaggaagggggagggcggaggggggggggggcgcaGAAGTCGAGACCTTCGTGGCACCAGGGGGCAGAGGGTGTGTGAATCATGCAGGTCTAAGGCAGTGGAACATGTtagctggctggctggctggctcgACACTCGGCTGCGGCAAGGACGGTTGGTGTATTTATAGGATCGTTGCCCGTGGTGGAAGACCACGGCTTCTGAGCCTTGCTGTAGTAGACACGGGGAAAAGGTAGCAAGCACCGGTTTGCCTCCCCCTGGGGCTTCTTCACACGTCGTGGTGATGGCTGAGCGGTCGACTGCCTGcttgcctgcctgtctgcgGGATTCCAAATGCCGTTCCCCAAGGTCGTATCCGGACACCCACAATAACCCCCTTAGATTGACATATCGACCATCAGCCCCCATGCCCAGTAAGCTGTCGGGTGGTAGTGAGATCGACCTCTTCGTCAGCCCTAGCGAAGGTTAACcaaaaaagaaggaaaaccGAGGTCCAGCCAACGTTCCAGGCGACCCGTTCGTTTCCCCTGCCCGTCGCACACGTTCTGGGTGGTTTTGGCTGGACCAATTGCCAACGTGGCATCATGGGCTACGGCGGCAAGGTTGCGGAAACCTTGACAACTCTTGACTCGACCATGGATCACAAAGCAATAGCTCGAGGGGTGCGCGGTGTTATGGAGAAACCCATGTTCGTCCGTGAACCCGTCTCATCAGATGCAGTAGAACTTCAAGTCACGCAAAGTTCTCGCCATTGTCCGAAAGACACAAGTCATAATAGAGAGTTCAATTAAAACTCTACCAAGGGCTGCGCCGGGCGCTGGATCGTCGAATGCCCGGGATGGCCTAGATGCTCATCGTTTGATCACAACAAACTGCCGGTACTGCTCCCCCGGCCCCGGGTCACTTCTTTTCCCCTGGCTCTTGAAGAGAGACCGCCCGGCTCTTCATACTGGCATTGATTCTCATCGAACCCGTCGGGGGAAGAAATAAGACTTCTGCCTGATATCAAACGGAACCTGACGAGCCCGCGCATAGTCAAGATCGCACGCTCAAAAGTGGTCGGTGCGATTGTCCGCTCGCCGATGTTTGTTGGGGCGAATAATGTGACGGCCCATCCTaccggcgacggcatcttTCGCCCCTGGGTTGGCGAACCCAAGTCTACCGCCGGGCTGCTAGCCCCAACGGTGTCCCTCACGCTCAGCCTCCATTCTGCGcatcctctcttcttcgtcatccaTGCTGATGGCCTCGCTGCGCCGTCCCTTTCGCCGACTGCGCtttccatcatcgccgccgccgccgccgccgctgacgTCGTCTCTGCTGCGCTTGACGCCAGCCAGTCCCGCCAGCCCGGCCATGCGCTGCGTCTCCTTGAGCAGCCGCTCGCGGTCCCTGGCCTCGCGCTCAAGGGCGTGAGCGTCCTTGGTGggaacgccgcccgcggaTTTACTATTGACCGAAGCCTGGGAGTCCC
The genomic region above belongs to Colletotrichum higginsianum IMI 349063 chromosome 2, whole genome shotgun sequence and contains:
- a CDS encoding GPI mannosyltransferase 4, with amino-acid sequence MWRRTYLFLVLIRLWFALSPSYLHPDENFQGPEVIAGQIFSYPVRHTWEFTNDHPIRSVFPLWPVYGLPMLLLRWLWIGNGKDGEIPPIAVFWTLRVLMFVTSFVLEDWAIHELISSPRHRRVAVLLVASSYVTWTYQTHTFSNSVECLVVAWCLVLIQRIVESPQQSSLLASSILGIVAVFGLFNRITFPAFLLIPGFRLIPHFINRPLSFTVMVLAALTTTLVAITLDTAFYLPEPIKWTDLVTRPVITPLNNLLYNIDSDNLAQHGLHPWYQHLLVNIPMLIGPAAVLLFTQPHVSLRLYSAISGVFVLSIFQHQEARFLLPTVPLILSSVHVPRSRTLLRVWVGAWILFNIFFGILMGVYHQGGIVPGQVFLSKQPDATQAVWWKTYTPPIWLLNGKNEVLTTRDVMGMKGDALLEELTKLATCDTPADRRNSEYLKEKNGTYLMAPASATWIDPYLSNKGLKGLRFREVWRYRQHLNLDDLDFGDDGIWNTLARVVGRRGLVAWRVTKSCK